The following are encoded in a window of Chloroflexota bacterium genomic DNA:
- a CDS encoding ATP-dependent Clp protease ATP-binding subunit — MSDKLERFTKRARQALGFSQEEALRLGHRYIGTEHLLLGLLREQQGIAAKVLMRMGVTLERARQLVMEMLGSEERSMSTSIQLAPAAKRVLELAMDEARRLGHGYIGTEHLLLGLVRENRVISAGILEVLGLDLEEVRRETFREMQASQYQPAPAKESPKSQSVLEQVGTDLTEAARQGKLDPVIGREKEIERVIQILSRRTKNNPALIGEPGVGKTAIVEALAQRIVNGEVPERLADKHLIMLDVGSLVAGTMYRGQFEERMKRVIDEIRKSRSILFIDELHMIIGAGAAGSSVDAANILKPALARGELQCIGATTMDEYRKYIEGDPALERRFQPVLVEEPTVEETIEILRGIRSRYEEYHRLTITDNAILAAANLAARYVPDRYLPDKAIDLIDEAASRVRTFKAFQPAAVKTALLRLQEVQREKDKALEERRYEDAFQLRERERELRGSVEQLQLGLQGTDEPEGLKVTEDDIAEIVSMWTGVPVTQLAQEETQRLLNMEEALHRRIVGQDEAITAIAKAVRRARAGLKDPKRPIGSFLFLGPTGVGKTELAKALAEFMFGSEEALLQLDMSEFMERHTVSRLVGAPPGYVGYEEAGQLTEAVRRRPYCVICFDEIEKAHEEAFNILLQIMEDGHLSDARGRQVDFRNAIIIMTSNIGVELLTRETTIGFAVARDDAKKAQENYDKMKEKLLGELKRTFRPEFLNRVDSIVVFHALTEEQIRQIVDIQVAEVAKRLKEHNLRLELTPAARDLLAIEGYNPQYGARPLRRAIQQLLEDPLCEGLLSGQFKAGDTILIDREGNKLHLCAQKPAEVEESPLQTASPDDTDQTV, encoded by the coding sequence ATGTCAGATAAGCTGGAACGGTTTACAAAAAGAGCGCGCCAGGCGTTAGGGTTCTCCCAAGAGGAGGCACTGCGTCTAGGTCATCGCTATATCGGCACTGAGCACCTGCTATTGGGGCTCCTTCGTGAGCAGCAAGGAATAGCAGCCAAGGTCCTCATGCGAATGGGAGTCACTCTGGAGCGCGCACGTCAATTGGTTATGGAAATGCTTGGCAGTGAGGAGCGCTCCATGAGCACTTCCATTCAATTAGCCCCTGCTGCTAAGCGTGTGTTGGAGCTAGCCATGGACGAAGCCCGGCGCCTGGGGCACGGGTATATCGGGACAGAGCATTTGCTGTTAGGGCTTGTGCGGGAGAACCGGGTCATCAGTGCTGGGATACTGGAAGTCCTGGGACTTGACCTCGAGGAGGTGCGCAGGGAGACCTTTCGCGAGATGCAAGCGAGCCAGTACCAACCGGCTCCAGCGAAAGAAAGCCCAAAGTCTCAATCCGTGTTGGAGCAAGTAGGTACAGACCTGACGGAAGCAGCCCGGCAAGGGAAACTAGACCCCGTCATTGGCCGTGAAAAGGAAATCGAACGAGTCATTCAGATTCTCTCGCGGCGCACCAAAAACAATCCCGCCCTCATTGGCGAGCCTGGTGTTGGAAAGACCGCTATTGTCGAAGCCCTCGCACAGCGCATCGTGAACGGCGAGGTTCCGGAGCGCCTGGCGGATAAGCATTTGATCATGCTCGACGTGGGATCCCTTGTGGCCGGTACGATGTACCGAGGGCAATTCGAAGAGCGCATGAAGCGCGTAATTGATGAAATTCGCAAAAGCAGAAGCATCCTGTTCATTGATGAGTTGCACATGATCATCGGAGCAGGAGCAGCAGGCTCCTCAGTTGATGCAGCAAACATCCTCAAGCCGGCCTTGGCTCGCGGCGAGTTGCAGTGCATTGGCGCAACCACCATGGACGAGTATCGCAAGTACATCGAGGGTGATCCCGCCTTGGAGCGTCGTTTCCAGCCGGTGCTTGTCGAAGAACCAACGGTGGAAGAGACGATCGAGATTCTACGTGGCATCCGCTCGAGGTACGAAGAATATCATCGCCTCACGATTACCGACAATGCTATTCTGGCAGCAGCGAATTTGGCCGCTCGCTATGTGCCAGACCGTTACTTGCCAGACAAGGCGATTGATTTGATCGACGAGGCGGCTTCGCGCGTGCGCACTTTCAAGGCGTTTCAACCCGCTGCTGTGAAAACCGCTCTATTGCGGTTGCAAGAGGTGCAGAGGGAAAAGGACAAAGCGTTAGAGGAGCGCAGGTACGAGGACGCATTTCAACTGCGCGAGCGGGAACGAGAGTTGCGCGGGAGCGTGGAACAACTGCAACTGGGTTTGCAAGGCACGGATGAGCCTGAAGGCCTCAAAGTCACCGAGGATGACATAGCTGAGATTGTCTCGATGTGGACTGGCGTGCCTGTGACCCAGCTTGCCCAAGAGGAGACCCAACGCCTGCTCAACATGGAGGAAGCGCTGCACCGGCGGATCGTGGGGCAAGATGAAGCCATTACAGCTATAGCCAAGGCAGTGAGACGAGCACGGGCAGGTTTGAAGGATCCAAAGCGACCCATTGGTTCTTTCTTGTTCCTGGGGCCAACTGGTGTCGGCAAGACGGAACTAGCCAAGGCTCTGGCAGAATTCATGTTCGGCAGCGAAGAGGCACTCCTGCAGCTCGATATGTCCGAATTTATGGAACGCCACACGGTTTCACGCCTGGTGGGAGCGCCACCAGGGTACGTTGGCTATGAGGAAGCAGGGCAATTGACCGAAGCAGTACGACGCCGACCTTATTGCGTGATCTGTTTCGATGAGATCGAAAAGGCGCACGAGGAGGCTTTCAATATCCTGCTGCAGATCATGGAAGACGGACATCTATCGGATGCGAGAGGTCGTCAGGTAGATTTTCGCAATGCCATCATCATCATGACCTCGAACATCGGTGTGGAGCTGCTGACCCGAGAGACAACCATAGGCTTTGCAGTTGCCAGGGATGACGCCAAGAAAGCACAAGAGAACTACGATAAGATGAAGGAAAAGCTGCTTGGCGAGCTGAAACGCACTTTCCGCCCCGAATTTCTAAACCGTGTGGATAGCATCGTTGTCTTCCATGCTTTGACGGAAGAGCAAATTCGGCAAATCGTGGATATTCAGGTAGCCGAAGTGGCAAAGCGCCTGAAAGAGCACAACCTCCGATTAGAGTTGACTCCAGCGGCAAGGGACTTGCTAGCGATAGAGGGGTATAATCCGCAGTATGGTGCGCGTCCATTGCGCCGTGCGATACAACAATTGCTTGAGGATCCACTGTGTGAGGGATTGCTCTCCGGTCAGTTCAAAGCAGGCGATACCATCCTGATTGACCGCGAGGGCAACAAGCTCCATTTGTGTGCCCAAAAGCCAGCCGAGGTAGAGGAAAGCCCTCTGCAAACAGCATCGCCTGACGATACTGACCAGACCGTCTAG
- a CDS encoding ketopantoate reductase family protein: MRVLVFGAGAIGSLLGHRLASAGHEVILVGRPSYVHAVQEHGLILERAKAPGSHAVYPSTVANISDIPVSQRHWDMILLTVKAYDTREAALTLAPYASNDIPLLIVQNGVGGEELAQRVWKQAAIISGVLTLSVSVLAPGRIRLETTRGGLNLAPTRGDMDVDRWARLFSTAGLKTATYHDYRAMKWSKLLLNIQANAIPAILDMTPAAVFAHAALFAIERSAFLEALAVMQAMRLSVVSFPGYPVPLLVWAMQAMPASLLRPLLMRLVATGRGDKRPSLYMDLASGRQRSEVLYLNGAVAAHAERLGLDVPVNRTLCDVLTGIVTGRIPWDDFRGQPQRLVAKIQHTSPYSFAP; the protein is encoded by the coding sequence GTGCGCGTCCTGGTTTTCGGGGCTGGAGCCATTGGTTCGCTGCTTGGTCATCGCCTTGCAAGCGCGGGACACGAAGTGATATTAGTTGGTCGTCCCAGTTACGTGCATGCTGTGCAGGAACACGGTTTGATTCTAGAGCGGGCCAAGGCTCCAGGTAGCCATGCCGTATACCCCAGCACTGTCGCAAACATCTCGGACATTCCTGTTAGCCAGCGTCACTGGGATATGATTCTGCTGACAGTGAAGGCGTATGATACGCGGGAAGCTGCTTTGACGCTTGCCCCGTATGCTTCAAACGATATACCACTTCTCATCGTGCAAAATGGTGTGGGCGGCGAAGAATTAGCCCAGCGGGTATGGAAACAAGCAGCGATCATCTCTGGGGTGCTCACTCTCTCCGTGTCGGTGCTAGCCCCTGGCCGCATCCGTCTGGAAACCACTCGTGGCGGTTTGAACCTGGCCCCGACCAGAGGAGACATGGATGTGGATAGGTGGGCCAGGCTCTTCTCCACGGCAGGGCTGAAGACCGCCACATACCATGACTACCGCGCCATGAAATGGTCTAAGTTGCTGCTCAATATACAAGCCAATGCTATCCCGGCCATCTTGGACATGACACCGGCGGCTGTCTTCGCCCATGCGGCGCTGTTTGCCATTGAGCGCTCTGCCTTTTTGGAGGCTCTGGCAGTAATGCAGGCTATGCGTCTCAGCGTGGTCAGCTTCCCTGGCTATCCGGTTCCTCTACTGGTGTGGGCAATGCAGGCGATGCCTGCCTCGTTGTTGCGCCCACTGCTCATGCGCTTGGTTGCTACGGGGCGGGGAGACAAGAGGCCATCGCTTTATATGGATTTGGCAAGCGGACGGCAGCGTTCTGAAGTACTCTATTTGAATGGAGCGGTGGCTGCTCATGCCGAACGTCTGGGACTGGATGTGCCAGTCAACCGTACCTTGTGTGATGTACTGACTGGCATAGTTACAGGCAGAATACCATGGGATGACTTCCGTGGCCAACCTCAGAGGCTGGTCGCGAAGATACAACACACAAGCCCATATAGTTTTGCACCCTAA
- a CDS encoding DUF1667 domain-containing protein, which produces MGCRLDVTVEEGKVVSVEGQACKRGLTYAQDEITDPRRTVTTTVRVVNGLHPLLPVYTERPFPKNQIFPLLEELQQVTVAAPVRAGQVIQPNALGTGINVLASRDMPQRG; this is translated from the coding sequence ATGGGTTGTCGCCTGGATGTCACCGTAGAAGAGGGCAAGGTGGTATCCGTAGAGGGACAAGCCTGCAAGCGTGGTCTGACCTATGCGCAGGATGAGATCACCGATCCCAGACGCACGGTCACAACTACAGTACGCGTGGTAAACGGTCTCCATCCTCTGCTGCCAGTTTATACTGAGCGGCCTTTCCCTAAGAATCAGATTTTCCCTCTGTTGGAAGAGTTGCAGCAGGTTACGGTGGCAGCGCCTGTACGTGCTGGTCAGGTGATTCAGCCCAACGCTTTGGGGACTGGGATCAATGTACTTGCCAGCAGGGATATGCCACAGAGGGGGTAG
- a CDS encoding FAD-dependent oxidoreductase, with protein MHYDVVVIGGGPGGLAAAIAARERGAEHVCIVERAEELGGILQQCIHNGFGLEVLGSDLPGPAYAQHFINRVYQTGVQALLDTMVLEVTSQRSIYATNSRDGIVEIKAGAIVFGMGCRERTRGALAIPGTRPAGVYTAGTAQRLVNIEGYMPGRRFVILGSGDIGMIMARRLTLEGAKVERVLEIMPYLSGLKRNYVQCLQDFGIPLQLSHTVREIKGDRRVEAVVSVAVDEQWRPIPGSEEIIPCDTLLLSVGLIPENELSRRVGVQIDPVTGGPIVDEGMGTSLPGFFAAGNVVHVYDLVDWVTMAGEVAGRSAAEYALGLAPAAVRRLRVVAGDNVRYVVPQLLDPESLTLGPQRLQLRVREPIEEKVNVILEADGTDIWRKTERYVRPGEMVTVQLIPDLYDRLKLATILRVGVRKRK; from the coding sequence TTGCATTATGATGTTGTAGTGATAGGAGGAGGTCCAGGAGGGCTTGCTGCAGCTATTGCCGCCCGTGAGCGCGGCGCGGAGCACGTCTGTATTGTCGAGCGCGCGGAGGAGTTGGGAGGCATTTTGCAGCAGTGCATCCACAATGGATTTGGTCTGGAAGTGCTTGGATCTGACCTGCCAGGCCCCGCTTATGCACAACACTTTATCAATCGCGTTTACCAAACTGGGGTGCAGGCATTGTTGGATACCATGGTACTAGAAGTTACTTCCCAGCGGAGTATTTATGCTACCAATTCGCGGGATGGCATTGTAGAGATCAAAGCTGGCGCCATTGTTTTTGGCATGGGCTGTCGCGAGCGAACGCGAGGAGCATTGGCTATCCCAGGCACTCGTCCAGCGGGAGTGTACACTGCTGGAACGGCGCAGCGCTTGGTCAACATCGAGGGTTACATGCCGGGACGGCGCTTTGTGATCCTAGGGTCTGGCGATATTGGCATGATCATGGCACGCCGCTTGACCTTAGAAGGGGCTAAAGTGGAACGAGTGTTGGAGATCATGCCGTATCTTTCTGGACTGAAGCGCAATTACGTACAATGCCTACAGGATTTTGGCATCCCGTTGCAGTTGAGCCACACCGTGCGCGAAATAAAGGGAGACAGGCGTGTGGAAGCAGTTGTATCTGTGGCTGTGGATGAGCAGTGGCGCCCCATTCCGGGAAGCGAAGAGATAATCCCTTGCGACACCTTGCTGCTTTCTGTTGGACTTATCCCGGAAAATGAGCTATCGCGTCGGGTTGGCGTGCAGATTGACCCTGTCACTGGTGGGCCAATCGTAGATGAGGGGATGGGCACTTCTTTGCCCGGCTTTTTCGCTGCGGGGAACGTTGTGCATGTCTACGATCTGGTAGACTGGGTGACGATGGCTGGGGAAGTTGCTGGACGCAGCGCTGCCGAATACGCACTTGGGTTGGCTCCTGCTGCGGTGCGTCGCTTGCGTGTTGTAGCAGGAGATAATGTGCGCTATGTAGTGCCCCAATTACTCGATCCCGAGAGTCTGACTCTTGGTCCACAGCGATTGCAGTTGCGTGTGCGTGAGCCTATCGAAGAGAAAGTAAATGTGATCCTCGAGGCAGATGGGACGGATATCTGGCGCAAGACAGAGCGCTATGTGCGGCCAGGCGAGATGGTCACGGTGCAGTTGATACCTGACCTCTATGACCGACTCAAGCTCGCCACTATCTTGAGGGTGGGGGTGAGGAAGCGAAAGTGA
- a CDS encoding NAD(P)/FAD-dependent oxidoreductase yields the protein MNAWYDIIIVGGGVVGCFIARALSRYKLRVLLLERESDVCSGASKANTAIVHAGYDAKPGTLKASLNVAGNRVYDQICADLDVPFQRCGTYVVALDEEDLRTLDDLYQRGVQNGVTGMRVISGEEMRRIEPLVNPEVRGALYAATGGIVDPFLLTIAAAENAVVNGVHLLLETEVTDFIRQNGRLAGVRTSHGQFLSRFVINAAGLYADQLMAKAGLHGFSITPRKGEYCVFDREKSRVRAVLFPCPTPISKGILVTPTTHGNTMIGPNAVDIQDKSDLSVTPQGLEEVFSGAQRLVPTLERRDVIAVFAGLRASGSTGDFLIEAPVQAPGLINVAGIESPGLTAAPAIAEFVLDLLRECGLELREKPDYNPIRRSPPRFHELSHREQALLIARDARYGRIVCRCEMVTEGEIVAAIHAPVPARTYDALKRRTRLGAGRCQGGFDTPRVIHILSRELGLPLTAITKKGPGSEFVVRETKDRNDTKTKV from the coding sequence ATGAATGCTTGGTATGACATCATCATCGTAGGCGGCGGAGTAGTAGGTTGTTTCATCGCCCGCGCGCTTTCCCGCTATAAGCTGCGTGTGCTCCTTTTGGAGCGTGAGTCCGATGTTTGTTCGGGCGCTTCCAAAGCCAATACGGCCATTGTCCATGCTGGCTACGACGCCAAGCCGGGCACGCTCAAAGCCTCGCTCAATGTGGCGGGCAATCGCGTGTATGACCAGATTTGTGCAGATTTGGATGTGCCTTTTCAACGTTGTGGCACCTATGTCGTGGCTTTGGATGAAGAGGATTTGCGCACCCTCGATGATTTGTATCAGCGCGGCGTACAGAATGGCGTGACAGGCATGCGCGTGATCTCTGGAGAAGAGATGCGGCGCATTGAACCATTGGTCAATCCTGAAGTGCGTGGAGCATTGTATGCTGCCACCGGTGGTATTGTGGATCCCTTTCTGCTGACCATTGCCGCGGCGGAAAACGCAGTGGTCAATGGCGTGCACCTGCTTCTGGAGACCGAAGTCACGGATTTCATCCGACAGAATGGCAGGCTAGCTGGGGTCAGAACAAGCCACGGCCAGTTTTTGAGTCGTTTTGTGATCAACGCTGCCGGTTTGTATGCTGATCAACTAATGGCCAAGGCTGGTCTGCACGGATTTTCCATCACACCACGCAAGGGCGAGTATTGCGTTTTTGACCGCGAGAAGAGTCGGGTACGTGCTGTGCTTTTCCCCTGCCCTACGCCGATTAGCAAAGGCATTCTGGTGACACCCACGACACACGGCAACACCATGATTGGCCCAAATGCAGTGGATATCCAGGACAAGAGCGATCTTTCAGTAACTCCGCAGGGTCTGGAAGAGGTTTTCTCGGGGGCGCAGCGACTGGTGCCTACACTGGAGCGGCGCGATGTTATCGCTGTTTTTGCGGGTCTGCGCGCCAGCGGCAGTACAGGCGATTTCTTGATCGAAGCCCCTGTACAGGCTCCTGGTTTGATCAACGTAGCGGGGATTGAATCCCCGGGTTTAACTGCGGCGCCAGCCATTGCAGAGTTTGTCCTTGATCTGCTGCGCGAGTGCGGGCTAGAATTGCGGGAAAAACCTGACTACAATCCCATTCGCCGTTCTCCACCGCGCTTTCACGAACTATCGCATCGGGAACAAGCCTTGCTGATTGCTCGGGATGCGCGCTATGGGCGTATTGTGTGCCGTTGCGAGATGGTGACCGAGGGCGAGATTGTCGCGGCGATTCATGCCCCTGTCCCGGCACGCACATATGACGCGCTCAAGAGACGGACGCGTCTAGGAGCCGGGCGATGTCAGGGAGGATTTGATACCCCTCGCGTGATTCATATCCTGAGCCGCGAGCTAGGCCTCCCACTAACTGCCATCACGAAGAAGGGGCCAGGTTCCGAGTTCGTTGTGCGCGAGACAAAGGACAGGAATGATACCAAGACAAAGGTGTAG
- the glpK gene encoding glycerol kinase GlpK has protein sequence MTTAYAAAIDQGTTGTRFMIFDHTGQVVASAYQEHQQIYPKPGWVEHDPKEIWSVTCQVIRRAFDESGINPQQVLGIGITNQRETTIVWDRTTGQPLCNAIVWQCTRTRDICQSLIQQDLEPLVRERTGLVIATYFSGPKIKWILDNVPGVREKAKLGQALFGNVDTWLIWNLTGGVNGGVHVTDYSNASRTMLMNLHTLDWDDEILAALDIPRTMLPTIRPSSDREFYGYTETKGPVPARIPVCGDLGDQQAALVGQTCFAPGEAKNTYGTGCFMLLNIGEQIVLSKSGLLTTVAYGFESGHCVYALEGSIAITGAAVQWLRDNLGLIKSAAETEEIARSVEDAGGIYFVPAFSGLFAPYWDMDARGAILGITRYVTKAHLVRATLEAICYQTREVLEAMHADAGLRLQSLKVDGGAVVNDFLMQLQSDILGVQVVRPTVRETTALGAAYAAGLASGLWKSIEELRENWAVDRVFIPQWDEEKREAGYRGWRKAVQRAMHWVEK, from the coding sequence ATGACAACCGCCTATGCTGCTGCCATTGACCAAGGGACGACCGGCACACGCTTCATGATCTTCGACCACACAGGTCAGGTGGTTGCCTCAGCGTACCAGGAACATCAACAAATCTATCCCAAACCCGGCTGGGTAGAGCACGATCCTAAGGAAATCTGGAGTGTCACCTGCCAGGTTATCCGGCGAGCCTTCGATGAAAGTGGTATCAACCCACAGCAGGTGCTTGGCATTGGCATCACCAATCAACGGGAGACGACCATTGTCTGGGACCGAACCACTGGCCAACCGCTATGCAATGCCATTGTTTGGCAATGCACACGCACTCGAGATATCTGCCAGAGCCTTATCCAGCAGGATCTTGAGCCCCTTGTCCGAGAGCGGACTGGCCTAGTTATCGCCACCTATTTCTCCGGCCCCAAGATCAAATGGATTCTGGACAATGTACCTGGTGTGCGCGAGAAAGCGAAACTAGGGCAAGCGCTCTTTGGCAATGTAGATACCTGGCTGATCTGGAACCTCACGGGGGGCGTGAATGGCGGAGTACACGTCACTGACTATAGCAATGCCTCTCGTACGATGCTGATGAACTTACACACGCTGGATTGGGACGACGAAATCCTTGCGGCGCTTGACATCCCCAGAACAATGCTCCCCACTATTCGCCCATCCAGCGACCGCGAGTTCTACGGCTACACGGAGACCAAAGGGCCGGTGCCAGCGCGCATACCCGTGTGTGGCGATCTCGGTGACCAGCAGGCAGCTCTCGTAGGACAGACCTGCTTCGCACCTGGTGAGGCTAAGAATACGTATGGCACTGGTTGTTTTATGCTGCTGAACATCGGCGAGCAGATTGTGCTTTCCAAAAGCGGGCTCCTCACCACTGTAGCCTATGGTTTTGAATCAGGGCACTGCGTCTATGCATTGGAGGGCTCCATCGCCATCACTGGAGCAGCCGTGCAATGGTTGCGTGACAACCTGGGCCTGATCAAGAGTGCAGCTGAGACGGAAGAGATTGCGCGCTCGGTAGAAGATGCTGGTGGCATTTACTTTGTGCCAGCATTCTCCGGTTTATTTGCTCCCTATTGGGACATGGATGCACGAGGAGCGATCTTAGGCATTACCCGCTATGTGACCAAGGCACACCTCGTACGTGCTACACTGGAAGCTATTTGCTACCAGACGCGCGAGGTATTGGAAGCCATGCATGCCGATGCGGGGTTGAGGTTGCAGTCGTTGAAGGTGGACGGTGGTGCGGTCGTCAATGATTTTCTGATGCAGTTGCAGTCCGATATCCTAGGAGTTCAGGTCGTGCGGCCTACAGTCCGGGAGACAACGGCGTTGGGGGCAGCGTACGCGGCGGGTTTAGCTTCAGGCCTGTGGAAGAGCATCGAGGAACTGCGTGAGAACTGGGCGGTTGATCGCGTTTTCATTCCTCAGTGGGATGAAGAAAAACGCGAAGCTGGCTACCGTGGCTGGCGCAAGGCAGTGCAGAGAGCTATGCACTGGGTGGAGAAGTAA
- a CDS encoding DeoR/GlpR transcriptional regulator, translating into MLAEERRAILLDKLREKGYIEVAEIAVPLEVSPATIRRDLAHLERGGQLIRTRGGAVIAVPSTTLEPPYEIKRQRNIEQKRRIAAAAAEMVRDGETIILDAGSTTYELALLLARRRNLTVVTNDLQIAVKLAANPNIALVCTGGVARANVYTLLGPQTEAFLRTLRVNKTFLGADAIHEDGVIGNVVLEEVAIKQAMLHAGEQVIVLADSSKFGVIGFARVCDLGEVDVLITDTDVSTRALDMLKAWPVEVKLV; encoded by the coding sequence ATGCTTGCTGAAGAGCGCCGTGCGATCCTGCTAGATAAACTGAGAGAGAAGGGCTACATTGAAGTTGCAGAAATAGCCGTACCGCTCGAAGTGTCCCCAGCAACGATCCGCCGCGATCTAGCGCATCTGGAACGAGGAGGACAACTCATTCGTACGCGTGGTGGTGCTGTGATCGCTGTGCCAAGCACCACTCTGGAACCCCCTTATGAGATCAAACGCCAGCGTAACATCGAGCAGAAACGCCGTATTGCAGCTGCAGCAGCGGAGATGGTGCGCGACGGTGAGACCATTATCTTAGACGCTGGCTCCACAACTTACGAACTGGCGCTCTTGCTCGCACGCCGGCGCAATCTCACTGTAGTAACTAACGATCTGCAAATCGCGGTGAAGTTGGCTGCCAATCCCAACATCGCTTTGGTCTGTACGGGAGGTGTCGCCCGTGCTAACGTGTACACCCTACTTGGTCCCCAAACAGAAGCGTTCCTCAGGACTCTTCGCGTGAACAAGACCTTCTTAGGTGCCGATGCTATCCATGAAGATGGCGTTATCGGCAATGTCGTTTTGGAGGAAGTGGCAATAAAGCAAGCCATGCTTCATGCAGGCGAGCAAGTGATCGTGTTAGCCGATTCGTCGAAATTTGGGGTTATTGGCTTTGCCAGGGTGTGTGACTTGGGAGAAGTGGATGTTCTCATTACTGATACAGACGTATCCACTCGCGCTCTTGACATGCTCAAGGCATGGCCTGTGGAAGTGAAACTCGTTTGA
- a CDS encoding PTS sugar transporter subunit IIA — translation MSNSGVVDNTKSVTCNEVYLDEKLVCLNVRAADSDTVIRKLAEMLYACGAVKDSYGGAVCKREQQFPTGLPTRGVYVAIPHAEAEHVNYTAIAVATCSPAVPFGNMADPEEKLPVELVIMVAVADSSQQVKMLQRLAEAFGEPETLLALKEARTPAKVVSLLRDKILANGDGEPE, via the coding sequence GTGAGCAATAGTGGTGTGGTGGACAATACAAAATCGGTAACATGCAACGAAGTCTACTTGGATGAGAAGTTAGTATGTTTAAATGTGCGTGCTGCGGACAGTGATACTGTCATTCGCAAGTTGGCCGAAATGTTATATGCTTGCGGCGCTGTAAAGGACAGCTATGGCGGTGCAGTATGTAAACGAGAGCAGCAATTCCCAACTGGTTTACCAACACGAGGCGTTTATGTTGCTATTCCACACGCTGAAGCAGAGCATGTTAATTATACAGCCATCGCTGTCGCTACATGCTCGCCAGCGGTCCCTTTTGGGAATATGGCCGATCCAGAAGAGAAACTGCCGGTCGAATTGGTAATCATGGTTGCGGTTGCGGACAGCAGCCAGCAAGTGAAGATGCTTCAGCGTCTAGCAGAGGCTTTTGGTGAACCAGAGACTCTTCTAGCACTCAAAGAAGCCAGGACCCCTGCAAAGGTTGTCTCGCTTCTGCGAGATAAGATCCTGGCGAATGGCGATGGTGAGCCAGAATGA